A region of Dermabacter vaginalis DNA encodes the following proteins:
- a CDS encoding acyl-CoA thioesterase — MSIPEPAAVTRSLLDLFELRKIDGPEHTFEGTSLPQPGGHVFGGQMMAQALIAMARTVPEGRRVHSTYASFLEPARASEPLTFTVRTLRDGGSFSTRALEATQRGNLVLTMNGSFQERQEGVHHVDEVASESAPEQLPSTRDELGQVNHPLAQFMAYQRPVDIRNATGSLYFTPDPEKRAEQAVWMRTLTPIGTRDPLTHEAFLTYASDYTPFEPTIRRQGLTWLTPGLRVATLNHSMWFHSEFNVDDWLLYVQRSPAATGGRSLSVGQIYTREGKLVATVNQEGMFRIRKEVKDSDHPAL, encoded by the coding sequence CGATTCCTGAGCCAGCAGCCGTGACCCGCAGCCTCCTCGATCTTTTCGAGCTTCGGAAAATCGATGGGCCCGAACACACATTTGAGGGAACCTCGCTCCCCCAACCGGGTGGGCACGTGTTTGGCGGGCAGATGATGGCGCAGGCCCTGATCGCCATGGCGCGCACCGTGCCGGAGGGGCGCCGCGTGCACTCGACCTACGCATCGTTCCTCGAGCCCGCTCGCGCGAGCGAGCCGCTGACCTTCACCGTACGCACGCTCCGAGACGGCGGGTCGTTCTCCACCCGCGCACTCGAGGCCACGCAGCGCGGAAACCTCGTCCTCACGATGAATGGCTCGTTCCAGGAACGCCAAGAAGGAGTGCACCACGTGGACGAGGTGGCGTCGGAAAGCGCGCCCGAACAGCTCCCGAGCACGCGCGACGAACTGGGCCAGGTCAACCACCCGCTCGCGCAGTTCATGGCGTACCAGCGCCCCGTGGATATCCGTAACGCGACCGGCTCCCTATATTTCACGCCCGATCCTGAAAAGCGCGCCGAACAGGCCGTGTGGATGCGCACCCTCACCCCGATCGGCACCCGCGATCCACTCACCCATGAAGCGTTCCTCACGTACGCGAGCGATTACACGCCCTTCGAGCCGACCATCCGCCGCCAGGGCCTCACGTGGCTTACGCCCGGCCTGCGCGTCGCGACTCTCAATCATTCGATGTGGTTCCACTCGGAGTTCAACGTCGACGACTGGCTGCTGTACGTGCAGCGCTCCCCCGCGGCGACAGGCGGGCGCTCACTCAGCGTCGGCCAGATCTACACGCGCGAGGGGAAGCTCGTGGCGACCGTGAACCAAGAAGGGATGTTCCGCATCCGCAAGGAGGTCAAAGACAGTGACCACCCCGCCCTTTGA